The following proteins are co-located in the Echinicola sp. 20G genome:
- a CDS encoding serine hydrolase — MKNGNSLVIQTISILAFGCILVVLSGCAFGLQPLPDTVQEEINDGVDHGMDGVIVCVNRPDEIKLYAAGWKNREHQIPADPNALFKIASISKLYIAATTTRLVADGKLLLDKTLAEYIPEISGNIEFADQITLKMVLKHRSGILDYSSQPETAGEKFDDYLSFAARIYGKSAVFRPNKKYGYSNTNYLLIGEIIDRTLAYSHHTYLRDELLRPLGLSNTYNVPGEVELEDVMSGYIKGWEADVKDWEFPLPGGSMIATAEDVSIFLRALIDGTLFSPEEQDIYTSVYPYEHTGWLPGYTSIARYHPDIDAVVVQFVNTSGKEIYWL, encoded by the coding sequence ATGAAAAACGGGAATTCACTTGTAATACAAACCATTTCAATCCTGGCATTTGGCTGTATTCTAGTAGTTTTATCGGGCTGTGCCTTTGGTCTACAGCCTTTACCGGACACAGTTCAGGAAGAAATAAATGATGGAGTAGATCACGGCATGGATGGCGTCATCGTCTGTGTCAATCGCCCAGATGAAATCAAGCTTTACGCTGCTGGTTGGAAAAACCGTGAACATCAGATTCCTGCTGACCCTAATGCATTGTTTAAGATTGCGAGCATCAGTAAGTTATATATCGCGGCTACGACTACTCGATTGGTTGCCGATGGAAAATTATTATTGGACAAAACACTGGCTGAATATATCCCAGAAATATCCGGAAACATTGAATTTGCAGATCAGATTACCCTGAAGATGGTGCTCAAACACCGAAGCGGTATACTCGATTACAGTTCTCAACCAGAAACTGCAGGAGAAAAATTTGATGATTACCTCTCATTCGCAGCCCGGATTTATGGCAAGTCTGCGGTATTTAGGCCCAATAAGAAATATGGATATTCTAATACCAACTATTTGTTAATCGGGGAAATCATCGATCGGACATTAGCGTACTCTCATCATACTTATCTACGTGATGAGCTATTAAGGCCACTTGGTTTGAGTAATACCTACAATGTACCAGGTGAAGTGGAATTGGAAGACGTGATGAGCGGATACATCAAAGGTTGGGAAGCGGATGTAAAGGACTGGGAGTTTCCGCTGCCTGGCGGCTCCATGATCGCCACTGCAGAAGATGTAAGCATCTTTTTAAGGGCACTTATCGATGGCACCTTGTTCTCACCTGAGGAGCAGGACATCTATACATCGGTTTATCCTTACGAACATACCGGTTGGTTACCAGGCTACACGAGCATTGCTCGCTACCACCCTGACATTGACGCAGTAGTGGTCCAGTTTGTAAATACCAGTGGCAAAGAAATCTACTGGCTCTAA